The nucleotide window AAATCCCCTCCGCGTACACGTACTTTATCGGCTCGATAGCATCCGGCGAATGCTTCATCCACGCAACAAAATCTCGCACTGCCGCAAAGCCCAGCCCAGCCACCACCGGATCTTTCACGACATACACCAGTTCATAAATCTTTCCCGCCTGAAAGCCGCCATCGAAATGTACAAATCGGTCGCTCGCCTCAAGTCGTCCATTCTGTCCATTGACCGAATGCTGAAAGCTCCACTGCGTACGCGGAATGACCGTACGCGGCCCATGCGGAGTATCGCGAACGGTCAGCACATTGCTGTCGTCAGCGGGCCTGGCCACGGGATATTCAGTCCCTCCGAGTCGAGCACCCATGACATGCCCCAGCGGCCAATCCGTTGCTTTCTGCGTAGGAGTAAAGTCATCCCGCAGCAGTCCAAAAATAGACTTCCCACCCTTTTCGTAAGCTATCGGTGCGTGGAGCTGCAATCCGTCCGCTACATCCCACTGCCATCCGAGCGCAGCCACCGTATAGCCCTGCTTGAGCAGCCATCCATCGCCAAGCTCTTCATCATTGGCAGGGTTCGCTTTGCCTCCATCCACCAGCGAAAGAATGCCTTTGCCGCCGCGATTCGGTATCTCCAGCAGCATTGCACCGTTGCCTTTGCCTGCCGGTCGCAGTAAAAAGAGATCGGACGAAAATTCCACCTCGCCGCCGTCATTCCGCGGCGCTTTATCCAGATCGACAATGCCGCGATTCGGAGTGCTCGCCGGCAGTACCGCGAAGTGAACGCGGGCCACGATCTTCTCGTAAGCTCCTGCACCCACAGGACCGGAATTACCGTTCAGCATAGTCCGGGAAAGAATCTCTACACTGACCACGCGAGCCTGGGCAATCGAGGAGAGAAGTCCCAACAGTAAGCAGAGGAAGGTAAGCCTGCGCAGAGTCGTCATCGTGCCCGAAGTATACGGAACGCGTCGCAGGTTACAGTAGAAAAACATATGTTCACCCGTCGCCGCTTCTTTGCAACCTCTACAGTCGTAGCCTCGCTGCCCGTCCTTTTGCCGAGAGCCGCGCGGGCCGAAGTCTCAACTCTGCCGCCCGCACTGGCAGCGCTGAAGAGCCGCAAATCCGAAGCCCAGCCCATCTCGTCAGCAGAACGGGAACATCGCTTCGAGCGCGCGCAGCAGCTCATGCGCAAACAGCAGATCGATGCCATTGCGCTCATCGGCGGCACCTCTCTGGTCTACTTCACCGGCATTCGCTGGTGGAACAGTGAGCGTCTCTTCGTCTGCATCCTGCCGCAGAAAGGTGCGCCATTCTATGTCTGCCCCGCCTTTGAAGAAGAGCGTGCCCGCGAACAAATGCGCAAAACTCCGGCGGGAAAGGATTCCCACATCTACACCTGGCAGGAAGATGAAGACCCCTACGCCCTGATCGCGAAAGGCTTGCAAGATCTCGGCCTGTCATCCGGCAAATTAGGCATCGAAGAACGCGTAACCTTCGTCTTCTCCGACGGCATTCACAAAGCGCTTCCCGCCTTTGAAACCGTCAGCGCCACGCCCATTACCGCTGGATGCCGCGCCGTGAAAAGCGCCGCCGAACTCAAGCTGATGCAACTTGCCAACGACGTAACACTCTCGGTCTACGAAGCAGCCTGGAAGTCGATTCATCCCGGCGTCACCAACCGCCAGGTCAGCGAATGGATCGGCGCGGCCTACGACCTTGTTGGATTTCCCGGCGATGCAAGCTGCCAGGTGGACGAGTACTCCGCGCTGCCGCATGGCTCTATCGAGCCGCAGACCATCCGGGAAGGCAGTCTGGTGCTCATCGATGACGGCTGCGTCGTAGAAGGCTACGAATCGGACATCAGCCGCAGCTTCGTCATCGGCAAGCCGACATCCCGCATGAATCAGGTGTTTGAAATCGTTCATCGTGCGCAGGCCGCCGCGCTGGCAGCGGCAAAACCCGGCGTTCCATGTGGATCAGTAGACGCAGCCGCGCGCAAGGTCATCGACGATGCAGGGTTCGGACCCGGATACGCGCATTTCAGCCATCGTCTCGGTCACGGCATCGGTATGGATGGCCACGAGTGGCCCTACCTCGTAAAAGGCAACACGCAGTTGCTGGAGGCAGGCATGACCTTTTCCGACGAACCCGGAATTTACCTCCGCAACGAGTTCGGTATCCGCCTCGAAGACGATATGCAGATCACCGCCGACGGCGCGCAGCTATTCACCCCGCAAAGTTATTCGCTGGAAAAGCCGTTCGCGAGATGACCCGTTCGCCAGATGCTCCGTTCGCGAAGGGATAGCCGATTGGGCGTTGATTCCAAAGATGCTATCGCCTCAACTCTTTCCTCGATCCGGCAGGCTTACCTTTGTCGATCGCTCACCGTCTCATCTTCTGACCGCCAAACTCTACAATGCCGGTGAAATGCACTAGACTCCATGATGATGTCGTCGCGATTCTTTTTCCGTTTCTCTTCGTTCGCCGCCGCTCTCGTGCTGCTGGCGGTTGCCCCCGTATTACCCGCACAGGACTCCAGCTCTTCGTCGAGCAGCACATCCAAAGGGGGCAAGGGCGCGCCGGGTCAGGCCTACAGGGAAGAAAAAGCGCCCTCGCTGGTTGATCCAAATGGCCCCGCCATCTCGCTCATCAGCTCCGAGACGCTCTTCACCATGACTGCGGCCCTCAATGCCTGCGGGTACGATGAGGGACTTACCGAAAGCGACCCCATCCGGCAAAAAGTCCGCGATGAAATCAACCAGGCCCTCGCCGGCAGTGAAGATGCCCGTTCCAAGCGCGATAAGGTTTGCCTTTTCATCGCGCAGCACCGCATGACCGGCACAGTCAAAGACATCTCGCAGTACATCTCGCTGGCGCTCTATCTCAGCCCGCCACCGGCTCTCGAAACCTCCGCCGAGCTTCCCGATATGCCGCCGGATTCCACGCAGGTCGTCGAGATTCTCCCCCTGCTTCGCGATTTCGCAGCCGCAATCGACCTGCACGGAATCTGGGTCACCAGCCGCCGTGGGTACGACGAAACGGTTAACCGCCTGCATGACGCGCTCACGCAGATGATTCTTTCCACCAACATCTACCTCAAGATGCCTACCTCGACCTACGATGGCAGGCGCTTTCTGGTTGTAGTGGAACCGATGCTTTCTCCGCATACCGTCAACGCCCGCATCTACGGCCCGGACTTCGTCGTCGTCGTCTCACCGGTGAATGGCGCAATCCGTATGCAGGATGTTCGCCACACCTATCTGCACTACCTGATCGAACCACTGCTCTACCAGCGCGCAACAGCCATGGACCGCTTCCTGCCCATCCTCAAGGAAGTTCGCGAAGCTCCCCTCAACTACCAGATGAGGACGGATATCGACCAGCTCACCATCGAGTGCCTCATCAAAGCTATTGAGGCTCGCACGATGGATACCGGCATAGCCCCCTACGTGGTGCCGCCCGATGCCACGCGCGCCGACTTTGAACGCATTGAGCACGATCGCAGCGTTGTAGCCCAGAAAATGGAGCGCGTACGGGATGCCCAGGTTCGCCACGACATGGTGCAGGGCTATGTTCTGACCCAGTATTTCTACGAACAACTCATTCATTTTGAGAAAGATCCCGCCGGTATGAAAGACACCATCGGCGAGATCGTTTACAGCATGGACGTGGATCACGAGGTCCATCGTGCGCGGGATGTCAATTTTGACAAGACTGCCGACGACGACGTTCTGCAACGCACTGCGCCCCGCAAACTCACCGGGTTGGATCTCGCGGAAGCACGGCTCGACGCTGGCGATTTCGCCACCGCTTCAGCACTCGCCAGGCAATCGCTGGTAGTCGCCACCAAGGATCAAACCGTAGACACTGGCCGTGCAAACTTCATCCTGGCGCGTACCGCGATCATGACCGGTCATCCTGAAGACGCCATGACCGACTTCGAAAAAGCCGCATCGACAGCCAAGGAGACGCGCATCCTCGCCTGGTCCCACATTTATCTTGGCCGCATGCTCGATCTGGATTGCAAGCGCGACGAAGCCCTGGCTGAGTATAAAGAGGCTCTCGAGGTGCGTGACGGTCAGCAGGACACGCGTCTGGCAGCCGAACGCGGCGTCAAGGCAGCCTACGCCGTCCGGGGTCACACATGCGATGCAGATGATTCGGGAGACGCAGCAGGAGATGGTTCCGATAGCAAGGCGGCCCCGGCGGACGCTTCCTCAGGCAACGAAAAGCCAGTGGAAAAGCCCTTATCTCCGGCACCGAAGTAGCCTGTCCACCTGCTCGTGAAACACGGATGGGTCGATACTTCTCCGTTTTGCGTCTACCATAAGTAGAGCGCATGAAGGTAACCATCACCCAACCCGCGAATCTGGCCACGCTGGAAACAGCGCTGGGTCATGCCTTTGCGCGCCCCGATCTGCTCGTTCACGCCCTCACCCATCGTTCGCAGGCCTATGAACTGGCGATGGAGACTGCCGGTAACGCCGACGAAGGCGAACGCGCGGACAATGAGCGCCTGGAGTTTCTCGGCGATGCGGTACTCGGCATGGTGGTTGCGGAAGCGCTTTACGCCAACAACTCCAACTGGCAGGAGGGGCAGCTCACCCGTCTGCGCGCTCAACTCGTCAGTCGCCGCCACATGGCAGAGGTTGCCCAGGCTATTTCTCTCGGAGATCACCTCCGTCTCGGCAAAGGCGAAGAGCGCTCCGGTGGCCGTAAGAAGGCCGCAATCCTCGCCAACGCCATGGAAGCAGTCATCGCCGCCCTCTACCTCGACGCCGGACTGGAGTCGGTGCGGCAGTTCGCCCGGCGGCATATTCTCGGCGAGGCAGCAGAAGATCTCGCTCGCGAACTCAACTCCGGCGCAGCCCTCGGCGACCACAAATCGGCCCTGCAGGAGCACCTGCAAGCTACCCATCTCGGTGTGCCCGTCTACATGGTCGAGGGCGAAAGCGGTCCGGATCATCGCAAACGCTTCCAGGTTGAGCTACGTCTGCGATCCGCGGACGGGGAACTGGGCGACGCTCTGGCCAGTGGAATCGGCAGTACCAAGAAAAAAGCCGAGCAGGAGGCCGCCCGTCGCGCCCTGATCGAGATTGCCGCCCTGGCCGCGATTGAATCCGTTCAGCCCGCACGCGCTTCCGAAAAGGAGTTGGCCCAAAAATGAGCGCCACTCCAACGTTTTCCCCCAAAGCCGAAGAAGACGGGCCCATCCCCACAATTGTCCCTGTGCCCGCGGACAGTTCCAGCGCCACTCCAGCCGACCCACTCAATCTGGGCGAATTGAATCGGCAGAACGAAAACAAAAGCAGCGCCAGCTCCGTGCCGGGGCCACGCCAGCCGAACGAGCATGGCCCGTCCGAAGCGCTCTCCTCGTTCATTCGAACGATTGTCGTGGCCCTCTTCGTCGTCACGTTTCTCACCCAGCCAGTAGTCATTCCCTCCGAAAGCATGGAACACACCCTGCTTGTCGGCGATTTTTTGCTGATGAACCGCTCCGTGCTGGCCCCCATTGGAATCTGGCATCACATCCTGCCCTACGCCGACGTGCAGCGCGGCGAAGTCGTGACCTTTCACTCCCCCATCAATTCGAGGGAGTACCTGGTAAAGCGCGTGATAGGCATCCCCGGCGACCATCTCCACATCGCCAACGGGCAAGTCTTCGTCAACGGGCGGCTACTGGATGAGCCCTACGCCACCTTCGAGCCCGCTGCACCTAACGCCTACCTGGACCATTTCCCCACCCAGAACTACACCGATCCGCGCGTGGACCCAGGCTGGTGGAAGCAGCTTCAGCAGGACACCCAGCATGGGGAACTGGTTATCCCAGCCGGAAAATACTTCATGCTCGGTGACAATCGCAATCACAGCCTCGATTCGCGCTACTGGGGATTCGTCAACCGCAGCGAGATTGCCGCCAGTCCGTTGGTCATCTACTTCTCTCTCAACCGGCCCTCGCGCACCGATACTCTGCAGGCCTCGGATGATAGACTCGGACACGACAACGATGTTTCTGCACATCTGAAAGGCTTTGCTCGCTGGAAGCGCATCTTTCATGTAGTGCATTGAGAACTAGAACTATTGCCCCGGTTTCACCGTATTGAATTGCAGCCGCTTGTATGTTCCCAGGCAGGCGTTGAGGATTTCAGGCAGATGGCAAAGGCAGACAAACTGGTAATTGACACCCCAGCACCCGTTTCCACTACGGACGCACACGCCGATCAGGCTGCGACCGAGATTCAGGAAACGCCCTTTGAGGCTCTCGCCAGTATCTGCTCCGTCCTGGTGGTTGGCCTGTTCATCCTCACCTTCCTCGCGCAAAACTTCGTCATTCCCTCCGGTTCTATGGAGAAGACGCTGCTTGTCGGCGATCATCTCCTCGTCGATCGCATCACGATCGCCCCTGGCACAAGCTGGATGCCGCTGGTCCACTACCGCGAACCCAGGCGCGGCGATATTGTTGTTTTCCTTAAGCCCGGCAATCCGGATATGTTCCTGGTCAAGCGCCTCATCGGCCTTCCCGGTGACCACATTCACCTGCGCAACGGAGTCGTCATCCTCAATGGCGTAGCTCAAAATGAGCCTTACGCCGAACTCGGGCCACAGGACTTCTACTCGCCCTACATCGACGATTTCCCCTCCGTCTCGACCTCCCAGGCCGGGGACATCACCGCCGAGTGGGCCGTCGATCTCCCCAATCACATCCAGGGAAATGACATGGTCGTGCCCGCCGGCATGTACTTCATGATGGGCGATCACCGGCATGATAGCCTCGACTCCCGTTTCTGGGGATTTGTGCCCCGTCAGAACATCGTCGGCAGGCCGCTCTTCAACTACTGGTCCTTCGCAACGCCCAACGATCAGATCGACAAGACTAGTGGCGCCGATCGCATCGCCTGGATGGGCCACGTGGTAACTCACTTTTTCTCGGACACCCGCTGGAAGCGAACCCTCCACCCGGTTAAATAGGAATGGACGAAGCCAGCACAAGACCGGCTGCGATCCCGGCCGCATCTCCCCACACACAGGAGCAGTCCGCGTCCGCTCCGGACCAGCCGAATCCTCGCCGCCCCGGCCGTTGGCGTCGTCGGATACTCATTGCATCTCTTCTTGTCGTCGTGATCTCAGCCGCAATTGTTCTGCCGCCGATGGTGAACATCAGTCGCTATCAGCGCCAGATCACCGCGATCATGGCCAGCTCGCTTGGCCGCCCCGTTCACCTTTCCGGCGTTGAACTC belongs to Acidicapsa ligni and includes:
- the lepB gene encoding signal peptidase I; this translates as MSATPTFSPKAEEDGPIPTIVPVPADSSSATPADPLNLGELNRQNENKSSASSVPGPRQPNEHGPSEALSSFIRTIVVALFVVTFLTQPVVIPSESMEHTLLVGDFLLMNRSVLAPIGIWHHILPYADVQRGEVVTFHSPINSREYLVKRVIGIPGDHLHIANGQVFVNGRLLDEPYATFEPAAPNAYLDHFPTQNYTDPRVDPGWWKQLQQDTQHGELVIPAGKYFMLGDNRNHSLDSRYWGFVNRSEIAASPLVIYFSLNRPSRTDTLQASDDRLGHDNDVSAHLKGFARWKRIFHVVH
- a CDS encoding M24 family metallopeptidase — translated: MFTRRRFFATSTVVASLPVLLPRAARAEVSTLPPALAALKSRKSEAQPISSAEREHRFERAQQLMRKQQIDAIALIGGTSLVYFTGIRWWNSERLFVCILPQKGAPFYVCPAFEEERAREQMRKTPAGKDSHIYTWQEDEDPYALIAKGLQDLGLSSGKLGIEERVTFVFSDGIHKALPAFETVSATPITAGCRAVKSAAELKLMQLANDVTLSVYEAAWKSIHPGVTNRQVSEWIGAAYDLVGFPGDASCQVDEYSALPHGSIEPQTIREGSLVLIDDGCVVEGYESDISRSFVIGKPTSRMNQVFEIVHRAQAAALAAAKPGVPCGSVDAAARKVIDDAGFGPGYAHFSHRLGHGIGMDGHEWPYLVKGNTQLLEAGMTFSDEPGIYLRNEFGIRLEDDMQITADGAQLFTPQSYSLEKPFAR
- the lepB gene encoding signal peptidase I, translating into MAKADKLVIDTPAPVSTTDAHADQAATEIQETPFEALASICSVLVVGLFILTFLAQNFVIPSGSMEKTLLVGDHLLVDRITIAPGTSWMPLVHYREPRRGDIVVFLKPGNPDMFLVKRLIGLPGDHIHLRNGVVILNGVAQNEPYAELGPQDFYSPYIDDFPSVSTSQAGDITAEWAVDLPNHIQGNDMVVPAGMYFMMGDHRHDSLDSRFWGFVPRQNIVGRPLFNYWSFATPNDQIDKTSGADRIAWMGHVVTHFFSDTRWKRTLHPVK
- the rnc gene encoding ribonuclease III — encoded protein: MKVTITQPANLATLETALGHAFARPDLLVHALTHRSQAYELAMETAGNADEGERADNERLEFLGDAVLGMVVAEALYANNSNWQEGQLTRLRAQLVSRRHMAEVAQAISLGDHLRLGKGEERSGGRKKAAILANAMEAVIAALYLDAGLESVRQFARRHILGEAAEDLARELNSGAALGDHKSALQEHLQATHLGVPVYMVEGESGPDHRKRFQVELRLRSADGELGDALASGIGSTKKKAEQEAARRALIEIAALAAIESVQPARASEKELAQK